In Sporichthya polymorpha DSM 43042, a genomic segment contains:
- a CDS encoding HAD hydrolase family protein codes for MAGFVRAVALDLDGTLTSGSDLSEGAMAAIEEARTEGVAAILVTGRIRAEMDAEFPGLADAFDLVVAENGAVLLGPDGGRTLARPVDETLAVALRTAGVSVRSGEVLLAGSANDTDVVVAEVARLGLDCQLLRNRSELMVLPSAVSKGTGLVAALDELGISPHNTVAVGDAENDLALFEVAELGVAVANAVPSLQQHADLVLAGAAGAAGDGVADFLAGPLVRGTCPVRPERRRLSIGHFLDGGVASVPGAQSNILVCGGSGAGKSHMAGLLIEQWVTAGYSVLVVDVEGDHIGLGHLRNTAVLGDGAQLPTPHELISVLRAQRSSVVLDLSGTSPAHRVAYLHDVASVVEAERAVTGVPHWIVIDEAHQTLGGAGAATAIFRPADLGYCLITYVPEQLSETALAAIDLTIRVTGAPLPGVAGTGTALLREGGGPEREFALTPRRTPHRRHWHKYVTQPLPGHQWFRFRSPTGTELTAARDLREFAKMLHDVEATSAEHHLGRGDFSRWVVGTLQDRELGAAVAAVERDLLARRAHDVERARDRILAEIAERYDDAPQ; via the coding sequence GTGGCCGGTTTCGTGCGGGCGGTCGCCCTGGACCTGGACGGGACCCTGACGAGCGGTTCCGACCTGTCGGAGGGCGCGATGGCGGCCATCGAGGAAGCGCGCACCGAGGGCGTGGCGGCCATCCTGGTGACGGGACGGATCCGAGCCGAGATGGACGCCGAGTTCCCCGGGCTGGCGGACGCCTTCGACCTGGTGGTCGCCGAGAACGGCGCGGTGCTGCTGGGTCCTGACGGGGGACGGACCTTGGCCCGCCCCGTCGACGAGACGCTCGCCGTCGCGCTCCGTACGGCCGGCGTCTCGGTCCGGTCCGGAGAGGTCCTGCTCGCCGGTTCGGCGAACGACACGGATGTCGTGGTCGCCGAGGTGGCGCGGCTCGGTTTGGACTGCCAGCTCCTGCGTAACCGCAGCGAACTCATGGTCCTGCCGTCTGCAGTGTCGAAGGGCACCGGTCTGGTCGCGGCGCTGGACGAGCTCGGCATCTCGCCGCACAACACCGTCGCCGTCGGCGATGCCGAGAACGACCTCGCTCTCTTCGAGGTGGCTGAGCTCGGAGTGGCGGTGGCCAACGCGGTGCCGTCGCTCCAGCAGCACGCCGACCTCGTCCTCGCGGGCGCCGCGGGCGCCGCGGGCGACGGTGTGGCGGACTTCCTCGCCGGCCCCCTGGTCCGCGGCACCTGCCCGGTCCGTCCCGAGCGGCGCCGCCTGTCGATCGGGCACTTCCTCGACGGAGGGGTGGCGAGCGTGCCGGGTGCGCAGTCGAACATCCTCGTCTGCGGCGGGTCCGGCGCCGGGAAGTCGCACATGGCGGGCCTGCTCATCGAGCAGTGGGTCACCGCGGGCTACTCCGTGCTCGTGGTGGACGTCGAGGGCGACCACATCGGGCTCGGTCACCTCCGCAACACCGCGGTGCTGGGCGACGGTGCCCAGTTGCCCACCCCCCACGAACTGATCAGCGTGCTCCGCGCCCAACGCTCGAGCGTCGTCCTCGACCTGTCGGGCACCTCGCCCGCTCACCGTGTTGCCTACCTCCACGACGTCGCGAGTGTTGTGGAGGCCGAGCGCGCGGTGACCGGGGTGCCGCACTGGATCGTCATCGACGAGGCGCACCAGACGCTCGGGGGCGCGGGCGCGGCGACGGCGATCTTCCGCCCCGCCGACCTCGGGTACTGCCTGATCACCTACGTTCCGGAGCAGTTGAGCGAGACCGCGCTGGCGGCGATCGACCTGACGATCCGGGTGACGGGTGCGCCCCTGCCAGGGGTTGCCGGGACGGGGACGGCCCTGCTTCGCGAGGGCGGCGGTCCCGAACGCGAGTTCGCCCTGACGCCGCGGCGGACACCCCATCGTCGCCACTGGCACAAGTACGTCACCCAGCCGTTGCCCGGGCACCAGTGGTTCCGGTTCCGGTCCCCGACCGGGACGGAGCTGACGGCCGCCCGTGATCTGCGCGAGTTCGCCAAAATGCTGCACGACGTCGAGGCCACCTCGGCGGAGCACCACCTCGGCCGGGGCGATTTCTCCCGCTGGGTTGTCGGCACCCTCCAGGACCGCGAGCTCGGCGCCGCCGTCGCAGCGGTGGAACGAGATCTGCTTGCGCGCCGGGCTCACGACGTGGAGCGAGCCCGCGACCGGATTCTCGCCGAGATCGCCGAGCGCTACGACGACGCGCCGCAGTGA
- a CDS encoding flavodoxin domain-containing protein has protein sequence MDGRVLVAYGSKCGSTKEIAEAIAMELRLHRLDVDVRPADVVMSVHPYEFVILGSAIYAGRWRRPAMRLLRRERKALMARRVWLFQSGLSVTGPGPWKDPTPPDVATLAAEIGVSRPVTFAGALLPETARGLLPRLMARTKSAGEHRDWDRIRAWAREISAEIAMQIGRSWSASGHDSLR, from the coding sequence ATGGACGGGCGCGTGCTGGTGGCGTACGGATCGAAGTGCGGGAGCACGAAGGAGATCGCCGAGGCGATCGCGATGGAGCTCCGGCTCCACCGGCTGGACGTCGACGTGCGCCCGGCGGATGTCGTCATGTCCGTGCACCCGTACGAGTTCGTGATCCTCGGCAGCGCGATCTACGCCGGCCGCTGGCGGCGACCGGCGATGCGTCTGCTCCGGCGGGAGCGCAAGGCGCTGATGGCCCGTCGCGTGTGGCTGTTCCAGAGCGGCCTGTCGGTCACCGGCCCCGGCCCGTGGAAGGATCCGACGCCCCCGGACGTCGCGACCCTCGCGGCGGAGATCGGTGTCTCCCGTCCGGTGACCTTCGCCGGCGCGCTGCTGCCGGAGACCGCCCGTGGTCTGTTGCCGCGGCTGATGGCCCGAACCAAGTCGGCGGGCGAGCATCGGGACTGGGACCGGATCCGCGCCTGGGCGCGCGAGATCAGCGCCGAGATCGCGATGCAGATCGGACGTTCGTGGAGCGCCTCCGGCCACGACTCGCTGCGGTGA
- a CDS encoding cytochrome ubiquinol oxidase subunit I — protein MDALDLARWQFGITTVYHFLFVPITLGLSMLVAGLQTAWHRTGKDAYLRATKFWGKLLVINFAMGVVTGIVQEFQFGMNWSDYSRFVGDIFGAPLAIEGLLAFFLESTFLGLWLFGWDRLPKRVHLACVWLFAIGTWLSAYFILAANSFMQHPVGYEMNGERGRAELHDFGAVLTQNTAVVTFAHTILAALMTAGAFMLTIAAWHVRRASSPEVFRPSMRLAMWVLLIAGIGTAVSGDVQARIMTEQQPMKMAAAEAMYDTTDKAGFSLFTIGSLDGDEEIASLRVPGLLSFMATNDVNGTVEGINDIQEQYEATYGPGDYKPNIPVTYWSFRLMIGFGTLAILIALVGLWVTRRGRVPRSRLFYLGTASAVTLPLLANTFGWIFTEMGRQPWTVFGVLQTEDSVSPTVSTFDVATSLTVLTLLYGVLAAVELKLLFTYARSEPPQVTSHSDDDESDRPLAFAY, from the coding sequence GTGGACGCGCTCGACCTCGCGCGGTGGCAATTCGGAATCACCACCGTCTACCACTTCCTGTTCGTGCCGATCACCCTCGGCCTCTCGATGCTCGTCGCCGGTCTGCAGACGGCCTGGCACCGCACCGGGAAGGACGCGTACCTCCGGGCCACGAAGTTCTGGGGGAAGCTCCTCGTCATCAACTTCGCCATGGGCGTGGTGACGGGCATCGTCCAGGAGTTCCAGTTCGGCATGAACTGGAGCGACTACTCGCGCTTCGTCGGCGACATCTTCGGCGCCCCGCTCGCGATCGAGGGCCTGCTCGCGTTCTTCCTCGAGTCGACCTTCCTCGGGCTGTGGCTCTTCGGCTGGGACCGGCTGCCCAAGCGCGTGCACCTGGCCTGCGTCTGGCTGTTCGCCATCGGGACCTGGCTGTCCGCCTACTTCATCCTCGCCGCGAACTCCTTCATGCAGCACCCGGTCGGCTACGAGATGAACGGCGAGCGGGGGCGCGCCGAGTTGCACGACTTCGGCGCCGTGCTCACCCAGAACACGGCCGTCGTGACCTTTGCCCACACGATCCTCGCCGCCCTGATGACGGCCGGCGCGTTCATGCTCACGATCGCGGCCTGGCACGTGCGCCGGGCGTCCTCGCCCGAGGTCTTCCGACCGAGCATGCGGCTCGCGATGTGGGTCCTGCTGATCGCCGGCATCGGTACTGCGGTCAGCGGTGACGTCCAGGCCCGCATCATGACCGAGCAGCAGCCGATGAAGATGGCTGCTGCGGAGGCGATGTACGACACCACGGACAAGGCCGGCTTCTCCCTGTTCACGATCGGTTCGCTCGACGGCGACGAGGAGATCGCCAGTCTCCGGGTTCCCGGCCTGCTCTCGTTCATGGCGACCAACGACGTCAACGGCACCGTCGAGGGCATCAACGACATCCAGGAGCAGTACGAGGCCACCTACGGACCCGGCGACTACAAGCCCAACATCCCCGTCACCTACTGGTCCTTCCGTCTGATGATCGGGTTCGGCACGCTCGCGATCCTGATCGCCCTGGTCGGGCTCTGGGTCACCCGACGCGGCCGGGTCCCCCGCAGCCGCCTGTTCTACCTGGGCACGGCGTCAGCCGTGACGCTGCCGTTGCTCGCCAACACCTTCGGCTGGATCTTCACCGAGATGGGCCGCCAGCCCTGGACCGTCTTCGGCGTCCTGCAGACCGAGGACAGCGTCTCCCCCACGGTCTCGACCTTCGACGTCGCGACCTCGCTGACCGTGCTGACGCTCCTCTACGGGGTGCTCGCCGCCGTCGAACTGAAGCTGCT